A part of Candidatus Cloacimonadota bacterium genomic DNA contains:
- a CDS encoding serine/threonine-protein phosphatase, translating to MNDKLNYYALSRKGKKSPQNEDSCSVPNKNKKKSDIKNKGFLFTVCDGLGGHRAGEVASSICAKLFKENYYNNTENKEYGELLKDEIRNLNIRIMEVSRDFHDYYGMSTTLVSLLIHNETAYINNVGDSRLYLYSQSKLEQLTEDQSPVWKMYKKGIITKDDIIKHEKKNVISQVIGLEQDIEINSYRISLPEKYIFLLCSDGLTDVTLDKEIEDVISTTTDLKTGVERLYQLSQKNHSLDDVTIILVSNYLE from the coding sequence ATGAATGATAAACTAAATTATTACGCTCTTTCCAGAAAAGGAAAAAAATCTCCTCAAAACGAGGATAGCTGTTCTGTTCCAAACAAGAATAAAAAAAAATCAGACATTAAAAATAAAGGATTTTTGTTTACGGTTTGTGATGGACTTGGTGGTCATCGAGCCGGTGAAGTAGCCAGCAGTATTTGTGCTAAATTGTTTAAGGAAAATTATTATAATAACACTGAAAATAAAGAATACGGAGAATTGCTGAAAGATGAGATCAGGAATTTGAACATACGGATCATGGAAGTTTCCAGGGATTTTCACGATTATTATGGAATGTCCACAACTCTTGTCAGTTTATTGATCCATAATGAAACGGCATATATCAACAATGTCGGTGACAGCAGATTGTACCTTTATTCTCAAAGTAAATTAGAACAGTTAACAGAAGATCAATCACCAGTGTGGAAAATGTATAAAAAAGGAATTATCACCAAAGATGACATCATCAAACATGAAAAAAAAAATGTAATATCTCAAGTAATCGGTCTGGAACAGGATATTGAAATAAACAGCTACAGAATTTCATTACCTGAAAAATATATCTTTTTACTTTGTTCTGATGGACTGACCGATGTTACGCTCGATAAAGAGATTGAAGATGTAATTTCAACAACAACTGATTTGAAAACAGGTGTGGAGAGACTTTATCAACTTTCGCAAAAAAATCATTCTCTCGATGATGTAACGATTATCCTGGTTTCGAATTATCTGGAGTGA